The genomic interval GGAAAGGCTCTATCTCGAACCTTCGCTCACCCTCGCGCGCCTCGCCCGACGGCTGCAGATGCCGGCAAAGCAGCTTTCGGCGGCGCTCAACCGGGCCACCGGCGAGAATATCTCCCGCCACATCAACCGTTTTCGAATCGTCCATGCCTGCGAAAGGCTCGTTTCCGGCGACAGCGTCACCACCGCGATGCTGGAAAGCGGCTTCAACACCAAGTCGAACTTCAATCGGGAATTCCAGCGGGTTACCGGCAAAAGCCCTTCGGCCTGGGTGAAGGCGACCCGGCTTTCTGAAAGCCTCTAGAGCCGACCAGCGAAAAGGTCCGCCTGCGGCGGCTCCTCCCAGGCATTCTCGAGCTTGAGCAGATATTTCTTGGTCGGCAGCCCACCGCCGAAGCCGGTGAGTGCGCCGTTCGCGCCAATGACGCGGTGACAGGGCAACAGGATCGGCAGCGGATTGTTGCCATTGGCGGTTCCGACCGCCCGGCTGGCATTGGCATCGCCGAGCGTCCTGGCGATCGCGCCATAGGTCGTGGTCTCGCCATAGGGGATCGTTGCCAGATATTCCCAGACGCGGTTCTGAAACCCGCTGCCCGACAGATGATAGGCAAGGTCGAACTGCTTCAGTTCGCCGGCGAAATAGGCATCGAGCTGACGTCGCGCCTCTGCGAACGGCGCATCATAGCGCTGCCAGTCCGGCCGCGGCCCGAACGCCTTGTGGCCGGTCGGAAACGAGATGAAATGCAGCCGGTTGCCATCTCCGGCGACCAGCAGAGCGCCCACCGGGCTGTCGATATAGGTATAGAACAGCCCGCTCATCGCGCCGGTCTCCGGATCGCCGAGGGCGGACGTCCGTAAAGCTTGGAAAACGCGGCGTTGAAGCGCCGGACGCTGCCGAAGCCTGCACGCGCCGCCACGTCCGCGACCGGCAGCGAAGTCTCATCCAGCAACCGCTTTGCCCGGCCGATCCTCAGCGTCTGAGCCGTCTGCAATGGCGACGCGCCAACATGGACGGCAAAGAGCCGCGACAGATGCCGCGCGCCAACACCGAGGCGTGCGGCAAGTTGCTCCACCGTGCCAGCATCCAGCGCGCCCTCGCCGATCAGCTTCAGCGCCCGCTCGACGGTTGTACGCGTGCCGTTCCAGGCCGGCGAAAACGGTGCGGTTTCAGGCCGGCAGCGCAGGCACGGCCGGTAGCCCGCCCGCTCGCAGGCGGCTGCCGTTGGGAAATAGCTGACATTCTTCGTCAGCGGCTGTTTCACCGGGCAGACCGGCCGGCAATAGATCATCGTCGTCCTAACGGCGGTAAAGAACCTGCCGTCATACGCCGGATCGCGCGCCTGCCGCGCCGCTTCGCATGTGTCGAAATCCAACATGGCCCGATTTTAGCAGCGCCGGTTGAGGGAGGCGAGCACGATGTCATTATGAGGTCCGAAAACGACCGGCGCAACCATCGGCCCGGTCCGTGACCTGCAAGGGGCACTCGAACTTGCGCTCCCGCCTCTGCGGGTATATGAGAATGCGCATCGCGAAAAGCGATCGTCTCCGCCCTCTGGCGAACTGGACGGTCGAGTACACGCCGCCGCAGACCTTCGTCCCGGCCGGCCAGCGTTTCCCTTAAACCCGTGCCTGATCCGTCAGGCCGAACGCAAGCACGACCCATCGTGTCTGCGTCAGAGGAACGCGTCCATGAACAGACCTCTCATCATCATCTATACCGCCATTGTGCTCGATGCCCTCGGCATCGGCCTGATCTTTCCGATCCTTCCCGCACTGCTGAAGGAGGTGACCCATTCCGCCGACGTCGCCCCCTTTATCGGTGCACTCACGGCCCTTTATGCCGCGATGCAATTCATCTTCGCCCCGGTGCTCGGCACGCTTTCGGACCGGATCGGCCGGCGTCCCGTGCTTCTGATCTCGCTTGGCGGCGCGGCGGTCAACTATCTGCTGCTCGCCTTCGCGCCATCGCTCTGGCTGCTGTTTCTCGGCCGCGCCATTGCCGGCCTCACCAGCGCGAACACAGCCGTCGCAGCCGCCTTCATCACCGATATTTCGGCCGAAGACACCCGCGCCCGCCGCTTCGGCCTGATGAGCGCGATGTTCGGCATCGGTTTCATTGCCGGTCCGGTCACCGGCGGCTTTCTCGGCGATCACTGGCTGCGGCTGCCGTTCATCGCGGCCGCTCTCCTGAACGGCTGCAATTTCCTGCTCGCCCTTTTCGTTCTTCCCGAAACCCGCAAGGCGACTGCCGGCAGGTTCGATCCGGCCTCGCTCAATCCGCTGCGGCCACTGCGCTGGGCCTTGTCGATGACGGGCATGCTGCCCGTGATCCTGATCTTCTTCCTGTTCAGCTTCACCGGCGAGGCCTATGGCGTGAGCTGGGCGCTCTGGGGCCATGATGTGTTCGGCTGGAACGGTCTCTGGATCGGGCTTACGCTCGGCACATTCGGCATCTGCCAAACGTTAACGCAGATTTTCCTGCCCGGCCCCGCGGCCCGGATCCTCGGCGAGCGCGGCGCCATCCTGACCGGGATCGGCGGCGCGTCGATCGCGCTCACCGCCATGGCCTTCACCCATCACGGCTGGATGGTCTTCGCCGTGATGCCGGTGTTCACCCTTGCCGGCATCGGCGTGCCGGCGCTGCAATCGCTCGCGACGCGAATGGTCGACGACACGCAGCAAGGCCGGTTCCAGGGCGTGGTGGCGGCGATCATCAGCCTCTCCTCCATCATCGCGCCGCTGGCCTTTTCGGCGATCTATTTTTCGTTCCAGTCCACATGGCCGGGAGCGGTCTGGCTCTCGGTGGTCGCCGTTTATGCGCTTGCCGTGCCGCTGGTACTCGCGCTGAGGACCACGAGGTCAGCGGGCTGATGCCGGCTTTGCCGGACCATCAGGCGTTTGAAGACAGGACCGCCTGCCGCATGAAACGGCCGGGCGGGCTGCCCGTATGGCGGCTGAAGGCGGTGCTGAAGGTGCTTGCGCAGCTGTAGCCGATCGTCTCGGCGATCTCGTCCAGCGTGTGGCCGCCATGGCGCAGCATATCCCTGGCAAGGCTCATGCGCCACCGGGCGAGATATTCCATCGGGCGGGTTCCGAGCGCGCGGGCGAAGCGCTCGAAGAAGGCCGAGCGGGACATGCCGGCGACGCGGGCAAGGTCCGGGACAGTCCAGGCGCGACCGACATCGCCATGCATGGCCCGGAGTGCGGCGGCGAGCCGGGGATCGGCCAGGCCGCGCAGC from Martelella mediterranea DSM 17316 carries:
- a CDS encoding methylated-DNA--[protein]-cysteine S-methyltransferase, translated to MSGLFYTYIDSPVGALLVAGDGNRLHFISFPTGHKAFGPRPDWQRYDAPFAEARRQLDAYFAGELKQFDLAYHLSGSGFQNRVWEYLATIPYGETTTYGAIARTLGDANASRAVGTANGNNPLPILLPCHRVIGANGALTGFGGGLPTKKYLLKLENAWEEPPQADLFAGRL
- a CDS encoding bifunctional transcriptional activator/DNA repair enzyme AdaA, translating into MLDFDTCEAARQARDPAYDGRFFTAVRTTMIYCRPVCPVKQPLTKNVSYFPTAAACERAGYRPCLRCRPETAPFSPAWNGTRTTVERALKLIGEGALDAGTVEQLAARLGVGARHLSRLFAVHVGASPLQTAQTLRIGRAKRLLDETSLPVADVAARAGFGSVRRFNAAFSKLYGRPPSAIRRPAR
- a CDS encoding TCR/Tet family MFS transporter, producing MRQAERKHDPSCLRQRNASMNRPLIIIYTAIVLDALGIGLIFPILPALLKEVTHSADVAPFIGALTALYAAMQFIFAPVLGTLSDRIGRRPVLLISLGGAAVNYLLLAFAPSLWLLFLGRAIAGLTSANTAVAAAFITDISAEDTRARRFGLMSAMFGIGFIAGPVTGGFLGDHWLRLPFIAAALLNGCNFLLALFVLPETRKATAGRFDPASLNPLRPLRWALSMTGMLPVILIFFLFSFTGEAYGVSWALWGHDVFGWNGLWIGLTLGTFGICQTLTQIFLPGPAARILGERGAILTGIGGASIALTAMAFTHHGWMVFAVMPVFTLAGIGVPALQSLATRMVDDTQQGRFQGVVAAIISLSSIIAPLAFSAIYFSFQSTWPGAVWLSVVAVYALAVPLVLALRTTRSAG